A segment of the Anaeromicrobium sediminis genome:
TATGAGTCAATCCTTGTTCATAGGATATGGTTCCGAATCAATAATGCACCTAATAATTAGTGCCTAAACCAATTACTTATAAGAATTGCCCATTTATTTCCCTGAACAACATAAGGTTGTAAACAATGGATTAATTTATCATCACAACTCTTTGAAAAATATCCATTTTCACCATAGCAAATGTCATGAGCTTTACAGCATGCATCAACAGGGCTTATTGGAGCTCCTGGTCCACTACACCCCGGTCCACACCAATTACCATAAAGACAAGGAATCCCCTTTTTCCTTATTTTTTCTTTTCCACAATGATATTTTTCTGAATCTTCAAGTTTTTTTAAGTCTTGTTTAAAGTCATCATCATAGTCCTTTGAAACAATTTGTTTAATGTGATTATTTGATATCTTATATCCTTTCATTATTTCTTTTCCATTTTTATCTTCTATAATACTTCCGAAAATATTACAATACTGTTTACTTTTAATAAATACTACTTTTGCCTTATTATAATTTAAACCTACTACTATAAATAATAACTCTACATCTTTTATTTTAATCTTTTCTGCCTTTATTACAGTATATTCTTTTGACTTGATTTTTTTTTGTCTCATAAGTCCATTTACAAATATTCGAATGCCTTTATTGTACTCCATGCATTTCATTAAATATAGTAATTCATATTCTTCTATTTTTACTGCGGAACTTGTCATTATTAATCCACTCCTCCATTTAGTAGATACGTCTATCCTCTGTACTTTTTAAGCTTGTCTATATGATAATTATATGCTTAAAAATTGTAAAATGATTTTATTTGCACTAATATATTTATGATATAATCATTAAATGAAAATATCTTAACAAAAAAACTATGAACATAAAAATCCATAGTTACCACACTATTAATATACTTTTAGAATTCCTACATTATAAAAACATAGAGTTTTTTACAACATTACTTTGGTTGTTCTCTCATAATCCACTACATACACTTCATCCGATTATTGCATTGTTTTTTCATTAATCATGTGTATTCTATAATCATACAATTATCGTTCATAACTTACTACACATTAAAGAGAGACACCTCCAACTATAAGAGGTGTCTCACACATATTCAGGTTTATTATTACATTTAACCTTTATGAAGTTGATTTTCTGCAATAATACTATCTGCGCTAAAATATTTCTTTCCATTTTCTGTTACTCTTTGATGCTCAGCGGAATAGTAATAAGCTTCAGCTTGTTCCATACTTGGAAATTCTAAAATAACAAACTTACCCTCTGGGAGAGATCCTTGTATATGTTTTACCTTCTCAGATACTGCTAGTGCTTTACCTCCATACTTTACAATAAGAGGGTGCGCAATAGAAAGATACTCACGGTTATAAGCTTCTAAATCATGAACCCTAACAAATGCAACCATTAATGCTGACATAATTTTCCTCCTTTTATCTTTTATTTAAATATCTTCATTTAAAGATATCATATACTAACTTGATATTTCGTCAAGTACCTTGAAATGGATAAGGTCCTTAGAATTCTAAAAACCTGCCCCATTATAAAAGCTATTATTTACTAAAAATACATCTGATTCCATCAGGTTGACCACACTGATAGCATGATGTACATCTTGATTTTGCACCTTCTTTCCATCGCTTAACCAAATCAGGTTCGGAAATGAATGGTCTGCTGAAAGAAACAGCCTCAATGTGCTCATAATTTATAAGCTCTTGAGCAACTTTTTCTGTACGAATACCGCCAGTCGCTATAAGATGAACTTGAACTTCCTTTGCAATTTCAATGGTCTGCTCTTTAAAATAGGCTTCCCTTCCATCAAAGTTAGGTGTTGGCCTCCTTGATCCTCCTACTTCACCTACACTCCCGCCACTGACTTCAATGGCGTCATATCCTGTAGCTGCCAGCACTTTCGCAATTTCTTTGCCATCTGTGAATTCCAGCCCCTTCACATCATCGTTCATAAAATCATCGATGGATAATTTGATGAATACTGGGAAATCTCTACCACATTCCTTTGCAATAGCCTCTCTGATCTCGACCAGTATTCTTGATCGATTCTCAATGGACCCACCGTATTCATCCGATCTTCTGTTATAATATGGTGATAAAAATTTATTTAGTAAAAATCCAAATGCGCCTTGGATCTGAGCACCATCAAAGCCTGCTACTTTACTACGTAGAGCGGCATCGCTAAACTGTTTTATAACGTTGATAATATCCTCTTTGGACATTGCTTTAGGCATAATTTTTGAAAATCGATCTTGAATCGCAGATGGACCTATGGGTTCGTAGTCGATTTCCCAAAGCACTGTTGACCCGCCATGTACAAGTTGAGAAATCACCTTCCCACCTGCTTCATGAACTGCATTAGTTAGTTTCTTCAAAGATTCAATATAGGAATCATCGTAGATGCTCAGTGAATTAGCAAGTGCTTTTTCTTTCGTTACTTCCACTCCACTTGTTATGATTAACCCCACTTCTCCTTGTGCCAATTCCTTGTACATTTTAATAAGCTCTGGAGTAACTACTCCATCAGAAGACATACCCTCATGGGTTGCAGAACGTACAAAACGATTTCTCACTTCAATTCCACCTAGAAGAGTCTTTTCATATAATGACTTCATTTAAAAACCTCCTTACTTCTTATGATTTCTTTCATAATATATCTATAACCATATTGTATTAGTATAACTTTGCTACCTATGTGTTTTTATTTAAAAAATCCTAAATACGGCCTTTATTGCATCTTATAAATCTTGAGTTCAAGATATTGTTTTAAAAAAATTTATCTATTTTTTTCTACAGAAATTATAAGTTTTTTTATAGTTTCAGTAATTTCATCAAGTTCATCTCCTGAAAACGAGCCTAAAACTTTGCTTATATAAGGTAAATGTTCTCTATTGACCCTCCTTAACATATCATAACCATCATCAGTTAATTTTAAGAAGAACTTCCTCTTATCATCATTATCCTGAATCTTCATAACCAATCCCTTATCAATTATTCTGTTGGTAGCATAGGTTATTGTTCCACTGGTTATTAATAGATAATCCCCAAGTTTCTGCATCGGAATAGGTCCTGTACCTTCCAAAACAGCTAAAATTAGATAATCTGTAGTCGAAATGCCTAATTCTTTAAGATTTTTTGTTAAAGCGTCATCAAGAGTTTTGTAAAGTTTTCTTAAAGCTGTCATAAGTTTGATTTCTTTTTCGTACACTATTACCTCCTGAATATCTTGACTTAAAGATATATTACACTATATTAAAATTATTGTCAACTATCTTGAGTTAAAGATATTTTGTCTAGTAAGATTGAACACCCAAAATATAGTAAATTAGCCAATGAGAGTTTTAAAATTCTCGTTGGCTAATGGCTTTTTCATCTATTTGATTATTGAAACAAACTTATTTCCTATACAGTTCAACCACAGGTTCAACATGTGCAGTATATGGTAACATATCTCGAAAAACCGTCATTATTTATGGTAAGGTTCACAGTCTCGGTATAACTGCATTTTTTTGTGAGATTTATTTGAAGTATTGATGGTAGCTTAAACTACATCTTAGACAATGTGCCTTTTCCCTTTTCCCTAATATCAATTCAACTTTTCCACTCTGGCCTTTCGTTTTCTATTCAAATCTAACCCTCACAAAAAACTCAACCTCAGATTTCAGTCGAGTTTTTCATCTTTAATCACAATAGAAATTTATGCCTAACTAGTTGTAAATTGTAACCCCGTAACTTCTTTAGAAAATGTTAATACTTCCTTGAAGGCTTCTTCACCATAAACAACTTCTTTTTTTGGCTGTTTTTCATTTTTCTTATTATAAAACTTCCCAGAAACATCTTTACTTTGTGTTTCCATTATGTGCTCTTTTATGAGTCTTCCAGCTTCTTCTGGCTCAATCATACCCATTATTTTTGAAAGAAATCTTACAATAATATTTTGGTTTTTAACTGTATTGGTATTGACTATTCCTGGCTCAACAAACTCGTATGGAACATCAGTCAGACCATTTTTATTTGCATGATAAGTTAATAGATTATTTGCCATAAATCCCATAGCTGTAGATTTTAAAGGTTTATAGTTTGGCGTTCTTAAATTAGTATATTGAATTTCTGAAATCATTGTTGCGCCACCTATATGAACAACTCTTGGATTATTACTTTTCTTCAATAATTCATCCAGTTTAACACTAAACATGTATCTAGATAGGTAACCGATTA
Coding sequences within it:
- a CDS encoding DUF1330 domain-containing protein, producing the protein MSALMVAFVRVHDLEAYNREYLSIAHPLIVKYGGKALAVSEKVKHIQGSLPEGKFVILEFPSMEQAEAYYYSAEHQRVTENGKKYFSADSIIAENQLHKG
- a CDS encoding NADH:flavin oxidoreductase; its protein translation is MKSLYEKTLLGGIEVRNRFVRSATHEGMSSDGVVTPELIKMYKELAQGEVGLIITSGVEVTKEKALANSLSIYDDSYIESLKKLTNAVHEAGGKVISQLVHGGSTVLWEIDYEPIGPSAIQDRFSKIMPKAMSKEDIINVIKQFSDAALRSKVAGFDGAQIQGAFGFLLNKFLSPYYNRRSDEYGGSIENRSRILVEIREAIAKECGRDFPVFIKLSIDDFMNDDVKGLEFTDGKEIAKVLAATGYDAIEVSGGSVGEVGGSRRPTPNFDGREAYFKEQTIEIAKEVQVHLIATGGIRTEKVAQELINYEHIEAVSFSRPFISEPDLVKRWKEGAKSRCTSCYQCGQPDGIRCIFSK
- a CDS encoding MarR family winged helix-turn-helix transcriptional regulator; translation: MYEKEIKLMTALRKLYKTLDDALTKNLKELGISTTDYLILAVLEGTGPIPMQKLGDYLLITSGTITYATNRIIDKGLVMKIQDNDDKRKFFLKLTDDGYDMLRRVNREHLPYISKVLGSFSGDELDEITETIKKLIISVEKNR
- a CDS encoding SDR family NAD(P)-dependent oxidoreductase, translated to MKKIALITGSTDGIGRALALSLAEEGYSIHVLGTNKDKGKEVIKSLNKIHPKGEHELYIVDLSTLENNNNFLDEYIRNHEHLDLLVLNANAMFKKVKTGKDGIDLAFIIGYLSRYMFSVKLDELLKKSNNPRVVHIGGATMISEIQYTNLRTPNYKPLKSTAMGFMANNLLTYHANKNGLTDVPYEFVEPGIVNTNTVKNQNIIVRFLSKIMGMIEPEEAGRLIKEHIMETQSKDVSGKFYNKKNEKQPKKEVVYGEEAFKEVLTFSKEVTGLQFTTS